Proteins encoded by one window of Alphaproteobacteria bacterium:
- a CDS encoding Rpn family recombination-promoting nuclease/putative transposase produces the protein MLSKFLDPKNDVAFKKIFGTEKNKDILIHFLNDMLTFKENEPIEDVTFLKTVQDPEIAAQKTSIVDILCKDSKGNQYIVEIQVAKEKGFEKRAQYYAAKAYAAQTRVGGAYADLKEIIFLAISNFVIFPNKENYKSDHIILDKDSFENDLKDFSFTFLELPKFKKNINELKTIIEKWMYFFKFAEETAEKDVAQIIAGDDIIERAYEELNRFSWNEEELLIYDQAEKYEGAYIASMEQKYDEGLEKGEQIGLEKGEQIGLEKGLEKGKIEIALNMIKAGLDKEVIAQITGLSSVEIEKLY, from the coding sequence ATGTTATCCAAATTTTTGGACCCAAAAAATGATGTGGCTTTCAAAAAAATCTTTGGTACTGAAAAGAATAAGGATATCCTTATCCATTTTTTAAATGATATGTTGACTTTTAAGGAAAATGAGCCGATTGAGGATGTAACATTCCTTAAAACGGTTCAAGATCCTGAAATTGCGGCTCAAAAAACAAGTATTGTTGATATCTTGTGTAAAGATAGCAAGGGTAATCAGTATATTGTTGAAATTCAAGTTGCAAAAGAAAAAGGCTTTGAAAAACGCGCTCAATATTATGCAGCAAAAGCCTATGCGGCGCAAACGCGTGTAGGTGGTGCCTATGCGGATCTTAAAGAAATTATCTTTTTAGCTATCTCCAATTTTGTCATATTTCCGAATAAAGAAAACTACAAATCAGATCATATCATTTTGGATAAAGACAGTTTTGAAAATGATCTTAAAGATTTTTCATTTACATTTTTAGAACTCCCTAAATTCAAAAAAAATATCAACGAGCTCAAAACAATTATAGAAAAATGGATGTACTTTTTTAAATTTGCAGAAGAAACAGCTGAAAAAGATGTTGCTCAAATTATTGCAGGCGATGATATTATTGAGCGTGCCTATGAGGAATTGAATCGATTTTCGTGGAACGAAGAAGAGCTATTAATTTACGATCAAGCCGAAAAATATGAGGGCGCTTATATTGCTTCTATGGAGCAAAAATATGATGAAGGTCTTGAAAAAGGTGAGCAAATTGGTCTTGAAAAAGGCGAGCAAATTGGCCTTGAAAAGGGCCTTGAAAAAGGAAAAATAGAGATTGCTTTAAATATGATTAAAGCAGGTCTCGATAAAGAAGTAATTGCGCAAATAACAGGTCTTTCATCTGTTGAAATTGAAAAGCTATATTAG
- the gyrB gene encoding DNA topoisomerase (ATP-hydrolyzing) subunit B, translating into MTSAMTQQINPPLENEEEYGAHSIKVLRGLDAVRKRPGMYIGDTDDGSGLHHMVYEVVDNAVDEALAGICNRIEVNINFDGSVTVIDNGRGIPTDIHHEEGISAAEVIMTQLHAGGKFDQNSYKVSGGLHGVGVSVVNALSEYLDLRIWRKGTEHFMRFQHGVAVSPLIEVAKSGTRTGTSITFKPSAETFTMLEFNFETLEHRLRELAFLNSGLTIILADHREKTPRIVELFYEGGLREFVAYLGRNKNAIHKPSIVVEGVKDGMQLQVALQWTDSYHESMLCFTNNIPQRDGGTHLAGFRGALTRTINNYATESGIAKKEKVTLTGDDAREGLVCVLSVKVPDPKFSSQTKDKLVSSEVRPVVEGLVNEKLTEWFEENPAEAKKVIAKVVEAAAAREAAKRARELTRRKGVLELSTLPGKLSDCQERDASKSEVYLVEGASAGGTAKQGRDRQFQAILPLRGKILNVERARFDKMLGSAEIGTLIAALGTSIGPDDFNVEKLRYHKIVIMADADVDGSHIRTLLLTFFFRQMLPIIERGYLYIAQPPLYLVEKGKSKVYLKDEAALEEYLVDVGLAHITFATETEQVGSTELRHLILKSCFASKLIDRMGLQVGNVTLVEQAAIAGLFHAEQQTPESLPDTIQLIVQRLDKLASDLEKGWKAEILSNGDIEFSRILRGIKQVSTFEMSLIKTSDARKIDHQLNDIRHYFLEPSTLSIKDEPFQISGPSDMAARVTEFGRKGLNIQRYKGLGEMNADQLWETTLDPNARTLLQVKIEHIDAAEEIFSTLMGDVVEPRREFIQTNALKVENLDV; encoded by the coding sequence ATGACAAGCGCAATGACTCAACAGATTAATCCTCCTCTGGAAAACGAAGAAGAATATGGCGCGCATTCGATTAAGGTTTTAAGGGGCCTTGATGCTGTCCGTAAAAGACCAGGGATGTATATTGGCGACACAGATGATGGCAGTGGGTTACACCATATGGTCTATGAAGTCGTTGATAATGCTGTTGATGAGGCCTTAGCCGGTATTTGTAATCGCATTGAAGTGAATATTAATTTTGATGGTTCTGTGACTGTTATTGATAATGGTCGTGGCATACCAACCGATATCCATCATGAAGAAGGCATATCTGCTGCCGAAGTTATTATGACGCAATTGCATGCGGGTGGTAAATTTGATCAGAATTCCTATAAGGTTTCGGGTGGCCTTCATGGCGTGGGTGTATCGGTTGTTAATGCGTTATCCGAATATTTAGATTTACGTATTTGGCGTAAGGGTACTGAACATTTTATGCGTTTTCAACATGGTGTGGCTGTGTCGCCCCTTATTGAAGTTGCAAAATCTGGCACACGTACAGGCACATCCATTACGTTTAAGCCAAGCGCTGAAACATTTACGATGCTTGAATTTAATTTTGAAACGCTTGAGCATCGCTTACGTGAACTTGCTTTCTTGAATTCAGGTTTAACGATTATTTTAGCGGATCATCGTGAAAAAACACCACGTATTGTGGAATTGTTTTATGAAGGTGGATTGCGTGAATTCGTGGCTTATTTAGGCCGTAATAAAAATGCGATTCATAAACCTTCAATCGTTGTTGAAGGCGTTAAAGATGGGATGCAATTGCAAGTAGCCTTGCAATGGACGGATTCTTATCATGAGTCCATGTTATGCTTTACCAATAATATTCCTCAACGTGATGGTGGAACGCACTTAGCTGGGTTTAGGGGCGCGTTGACTCGTACAATTAATAATTACGCGACCGAAAGCGGTATTGCGAAAAAAGAAAAAGTGACTTTGACAGGCGATGATGCACGTGAAGGTCTTGTTTGCGTTTTATCGGTTAAAGTACCTGATCCTAAATTTTCATCACAAACAAAAGATAAACTTGTTTCATCTGAAGTGCGTCCTGTTGTTGAAGGGCTTGTGAACGAAAAATTAACAGAATGGTTTGAAGAAAATCCAGCCGAAGCTAAAAAAGTAATCGCGAAAGTTGTTGAAGCAGCGGCTGCGCGCGAAGCTGCCAAGCGTGCACGTGAACTCACACGTCGTAAAGGTGTGCTAGAACTTTCAACCTTGCCAGGGAAATTGTCGGATTGCCAAGAACGTGATGCGTCAAAATCTGAAGTATATCTTGTCGAAGGGGCAAGTGCCGGTGGTACTGCAAAACAAGGACGTGATCGTCAATTCCAAGCTATTTTACCTTTACGTGGTAAGATTTTAAACGTTGAGCGTGCACGTTTTGATAAAATGTTGGGCTCGGCTGAAATTGGCACATTGATTGCTGCTTTAGGGACAAGTATTGGACCTGATGATTTTAATGTTGAAAAATTACGCTATCATAAAATCGTAATTATGGCCGATGCTGACGTCGACGGTAGTCATATCCGTACTTTGCTTTTAACCTTCTTCTTCAGACAAATGTTGCCGATTATTGAGCGTGGTTATTTATATATTGCACAACCACCTTTATATTTGGTTGAAAAAGGCAAGTCTAAAGTTTATTTGAAAGATGAAGCAGCTTTAGAAGAATATTTGGTTGATGTTGGGTTAGCGCATATTACTTTTGCAACAGAAACAGAGCAAGTCGGCAGCACAGAATTACGTCATTTGATTCTTAAATCCTGTTTTGCCTCTAAACTCATTGATCGCATGGGATTACAAGTCGGTAACGTGACATTGGTGGAGCAAGCAGCCATTGCAGGTCTTTTCCATGCAGAGCAGCAAACCCCAGAATCATTACCAGACACTATTCAATTGATTGTGCAACGCCTTGATAAATTGGCTTCAGATCTTGAAAAAGGCTGGAAAGCTGAAATATTGTCCAATGGCGATATTGAATTTTCGCGTATTTTACGTGGGATCAAGCAAGTCAGTACATTTGAAATGTCACTCATTAAAACAAGTGACGCGCGTAAAATCGATCATCAGCTTAATGATATTCGTCATTATTTCTTAGAGCCATCAACGCTTTCGATTAAAGACGAACCTTTCCAAATCTCAGGTCCATCAGATATGGCGGCGCGTGTAACTGAATTTGGTCGCAAGGGCTTGAATATTCAGCGTTATAAAGGGCTTGGTGAAATGAACGCGGATCAATTGTGGGAAACGACACTCGATCCTAATGCACGTACATTGCTTCAAGTGAAGATTGAGCATATTGATGCTGCTGAGGAAATATTTTCGACCTTGATGGGTGATGTTGTTGAACCGCGTCGTGAGTTCATCCAGACTAATGCACTGAAAGTCGAGAATCTAGACGTATAA
- the recF gene encoding DNA replication/repair protein RecF has protein sequence MLSNLPYIEELRLSQFRNIESLALKLSPNPIVFTGLNGAGKTNILEALSFFSPGKGMHGEVYKVLSRQTGDQVFPWAAHLRLNKQGYVNEIGMGLDPESEKDRRIIKIDGSKSVSQKKLTDLINVIWITPSMDRLLTESLGDRRKFLDRCVYGLDAEHADRLSSYEKKLKERIQLLQNDEPDQQWLAQLENDIVTLGVAVHEARQNYLHVLVPYIKKDTIFPAPICHLTGKFEDFYAQYGRDQAIEFYKAQLKILRPIDKEVGGSRIGPHRVDLKVIEARNHRSASFSSTGELKGLLIAFVLAHCRLLVYKGKAPIVLLDEVVAHLDPLRREVLCQEILALNLQAWMTGTEKQFFDAFSQKAQYFNMHDGKILEEEKV, from the coding sequence ATGCTCTCAAATTTACCTTATATAGAAGAATTACGTCTCAGTCAGTTTCGAAATATTGAATCATTAGCATTAAAATTATCCCCTAATCCTATTGTTTTTACAGGTTTAAATGGGGCAGGGAAGACGAATATTTTGGAAGCATTATCGTTTTTTAGCCCGGGCAAGGGGATGCATGGTGAAGTTTATAAAGTGTTGAGTCGTCAAACGGGTGATCAGGTTTTCCCTTGGGCGGCCCATTTACGCTTAAATAAGCAAGGTTATGTGAATGAAATTGGGATGGGTTTGGATCCTGAATCTGAAAAAGATAGACGTATTATTAAGATCGATGGATCGAAAAGCGTTAGTCAGAAAAAACTGACGGATCTTATTAATGTCATTTGGATTACGCCCTCAATGGATCGATTGTTGACGGAAAGTTTGGGCGACAGACGCAAGTTTTTAGATCGTTGCGTTTATGGTTTGGACGCCGAACATGCTGATCGATTAAGCTCTTACGAAAAAAAATTAAAAGAACGTATCCAATTATTACAAAATGATGAACCTGATCAGCAATGGTTGGCGCAATTGGAAAATGATATTGTGACTTTAGGGGTTGCGGTTCATGAAGCACGTCAAAACTATCTTCACGTGCTTGTGCCTTATATAAAGAAGGATACAATCTTTCCGGCACCGATTTGTCATTTGACAGGAAAGTTTGAAGATTTTTATGCGCAATATGGCCGTGATCAAGCAATTGAATTTTATAAAGCGCAGTTGAAAATACTGCGACCTATTGATAAAGAGGTTGGCGGTAGTCGAATAGGGCCTCATCGCGTTGATTTGAAGGTCATAGAAGCACGAAACCACAGATCGGCGTCTTTTTCGTCAACAGGCGAGTTAAAAGGGCTTCTTATCGCATTCGTGCTCGCACATTGTCGGTTATTAGTGTATAAAGGAAAGGCACCTATTGTGTTGCTCGATGAAGTGGTGGCACATTTAGATCCTTTAAGACGTGAAGTTTTATGCCAGGAAATACTCGCATTAAATCTTCAGGCATGGATGACGGGCACTGAAAAACAATTTTTTGATGCTTTTAGTCAAAAAGCACAGTATTTTAATATGCATGATGGCAAAATTTTGGAAGAAGAAAAGGTATGA